The following coding sequences are from one Flexibacter flexilis DSM 6793 window:
- a CDS encoding sensor histidine kinase, whose amino-acid sequence MMSKDRAYWISQAGGWGAYGLIVATYYMYVLGDSLHFGLRELVSILLMCVFGFVITHLFRAVVKYWNWVKLPLIRLIPQVLIANIVMGAAYVTLSSISERVIGISEQLDFQWNIIFVAMSNASLIFLLWSLAYFSMYFFRNYKQEEIERLKWEGAIKDFELNKLRSQLNPHFMFNALNGIRSLVDEDPNRAKTAITQMSNILRNSLLADRAKTVTLGEELRTVNDYLNLEKLRYEERMCVATHIDEGTLGVQVPPMMIQTIVENAIKHGVSKQVSDGFIDLTTYTDKNMLVIEIRNSGNLGQPDSNSTGFGILNTRQRLELIYGVRQATFDILQEKEGVVLAKLQIPTKLQ is encoded by the coding sequence ATGATGTCAAAAGATAGAGCGTATTGGATAAGTCAGGCAGGCGGCTGGGGCGCGTATGGCCTGATTGTGGCCACTTATTATATGTATGTTTTGGGCGATAGCCTCCATTTTGGATTGCGCGAATTGGTGTCTATTTTGCTAATGTGCGTTTTTGGATTTGTGATTACGCACTTGTTTCGGGCGGTGGTCAAATATTGGAATTGGGTAAAATTGCCGTTAATACGCCTCATTCCGCAAGTGCTGATAGCCAATATCGTGATGGGGGCGGCGTATGTTACACTGTCTTCAATTTCTGAACGCGTTATCGGGATTAGTGAGCAATTAGACTTTCAATGGAATATTATTTTTGTGGCCATGTCCAATGCTTCACTGATATTTTTGCTGTGGTCGTTGGCGTATTTTTCTATGTATTTTTTTAGAAATTATAAACAAGAAGAAATAGAACGCTTGAAATGGGAAGGTGCTATTAAAGACTTTGAACTCAATAAGTTACGCTCACAACTTAATCCGCATTTTATGTTTAATGCGCTCAATGGAATTCGGTCTTTGGTGGACGAAGACCCCAATCGTGCCAAAACCGCCATTACCCAAATGTCTAATATTTTGCGTAATTCGTTGCTGGCCGACCGCGCCAAAACTGTTACGCTGGGCGAAGAATTACGCACCGTAAACGACTACCTAAATCTTGAAAAATTGCGCTATGAGGAGCGTATGTGCGTGGCCACACACATCGACGAGGGCACGTTGGGCGTGCAAGTACCGCCCATGATGATACAAACCATCGTAGAAAATGCCATTAAACATGGCGTTTCCAAGCAAGTAAGCGACGGTTTCATTGACCTGACCACTTACACGGATAAAAATATGTTGGTGATAGAGATACGCAATTCGGGGAATTTGGGGCAACCCGACTCCAACTCGACGGGCTTCGGGATACTGAACACGCGCCAACGTTTGGAGCTTATTTACGGCGTGCGTCAGGCAACGTTTGATATTTTGCAAGAAAAAGAAGGCGTAGTATTGGCAAAACTGCAAATCCCGACAAAATTGCAATAA
- a CDS encoding exonuclease SbcCD subunit D C-terminal domain-containing protein has protein sequence MPLKILHTADWHIGQMFYDYDRTAEHAHFLQWLTATIEAQGVDVLLVSGDVFDVANPSAVAMGLFYDFLDKCTLQNPDLQIVITAGNHDSASRLQAPHALLSRFRTSIVGHVVRDADGHIDFDKLLIPLQDRSRRTQAWCLAVPYLRVGDYPSHSTKSTDYAADVADVYTQAYQFALSRRASGQAIVAMGHLHTADAQVLTDDKSERLIMGGVECVSAAAFDTGLAYTALGHIHKAQKVAGRDNVRYSGSPLPMSFSEINYKHQVVILELDGEKCTRIEPLEIPVLVELKRVPQQYEPLADVLEKLADLPEKTDENTALPYLEIRVRLDAPEPALRHKIETVLENKAVRLARIDARTQSISEQNNLAISSFDELKNLQPHILFEKVYQKQYDQLPPAEIAELFEQVCREINETQA, from the coding sequence ATGCCGCTAAAAATACTCCACACTGCCGACTGGCACATAGGCCAGATGTTTTACGATTATGACCGTACCGCCGAACACGCACATTTTTTGCAATGGCTCACGGCAACCATTGAGGCGCAGGGCGTGGACGTGCTCTTGGTCAGTGGCGATGTGTTCGACGTGGCCAATCCGTCGGCGGTGGCGATGGGGCTTTTTTATGATTTTCTGGATAAATGTACGCTTCAAAATCCTGATTTACAGATAGTCATCACGGCAGGAAATCACGATTCGGCTTCACGATTGCAAGCTCCGCACGCGCTTTTGTCGCGCTTCCGCACAAGTATTGTGGGGCACGTGGTGCGCGATGCTGACGGCCATATTGATTTTGATAAACTCCTGATTCCTTTGCAAGACCGCAGCCGCCGCACGCAGGCTTGGTGTTTGGCTGTGCCGTATTTGCGTGTGGGCGACTATCCGAGCCATTCCACCAAATCCACTGACTACGCCGCCGACGTGGCCGACGTATATACGCAAGCCTATCAATTTGCGCTTTCGCGCCGCGCGTCTGGGCAGGCCATTGTGGCGATGGGACATTTGCATACGGCTGACGCGCAGGTACTTACCGACGACAAAAGCGAACGGCTCATCATGGGAGGCGTGGAATGTGTTTCCGCCGCCGCCTTTGATACGGGACTGGCTTACACGGCATTAGGCCATATCCACAAAGCCCAAAAAGTGGCTGGCCGCGACAATGTACGTTATTCGGGAAGCCCTTTGCCTATGTCTTTTTCCGAAATAAATTACAAACATCAGGTCGTAATACTGGAGCTGGACGGGGAAAAATGCACGCGCATTGAGCCGCTCGAAATACCTGTGTTGGTGGAACTAAAACGCGTGCCGCAGCAATATGAGCCACTGGCCGATGTGTTGGAAAAATTGGCCGATTTGCCCGAAAAAACAGACGAAAATACGGCGTTGCCGTACTTGGAAATACGCGTGCGTTTGGATGCGCCAGAACCTGCTTTACGCCACAAAATAGAAACCGTTTTGGAAAATAAAGCCGTGCGATTGGCGCGAATTGATGCCCGTACTCAAAGTATTTCCGAACAAAACAATCTGGCAATCAGTAGTTTTGATGAGCTAAAGAATTTGCAACCGCACATCCTTTTTGAAAAAGTGTATCAGAAACAATACGACCAGTTGCCGCCTGCCGAAATCGCCGAACTTTTTGAGCAAGTTTGCAGAGAAATTAACGAAACCCAAGCCTAA
- a CDS encoding competence/damage-inducible protein A produces the protein MKSIFAEIITIGDEILLGQITDTNSQWMSASLAAIGVRVVHRTAVGDDAQHIVQALRLAEQRADVILITGGLGPTKDDITKKTLAEYFGDTLLLNPQAEADLAALMASRGRTLNELTRLQSMLPSRVIYVKNPVGTAPAMWFAEHGKVFVSMPGVPYEMKQIMNTGVLPKLKETFQLPAIQHKIVRTIAYAESAIAQKIETWEDALPPYLKLAYLPSAGAVKLRLTGTGADAQVLETEMQAQIDALLPLLEQHAYAADDVEIEEAVGRLLKQKGLTLAAAESCTGGQFATMITNVAGSSSYFKGSFVCYVTELKSSVLGIKPEVIQAHGVVSEQVVKEMAENARRLAQTDIGVACTGIAGPATPHDEAPVGTIWIAYADQHRTITKKLQLTAERGLNRHLTAMSMLNLIRLSV, from the coding sequence ATGAAAAGTATCTTTGCAGAAATAATCACCATCGGCGACGAGATTCTTCTCGGACAAATCACCGATACCAATTCGCAATGGATGAGTGCCAGCTTGGCGGCTATTGGCGTGCGTGTGGTACACCGGACTGCCGTCGGAGACGATGCCCAACACATTGTCCAAGCCTTGCGCCTTGCAGAGCAACGCGCCGATGTAATCCTGATTACGGGCGGACTCGGCCCCACCAAAGACGATATTACCAAGAAAACACTGGCCGAATATTTTGGCGATACACTCCTGCTCAACCCACAAGCCGAAGCCGATTTGGCCGCACTCATGGCCAGCAGAGGCCGCACCCTCAACGAACTGACACGCCTACAATCTATGTTGCCGTCGCGGGTGATTTACGTCAAAAATCCCGTAGGAACAGCCCCAGCCATGTGGTTTGCCGAACACGGAAAAGTGTTTGTTTCGATGCCGGGCGTGCCTTACGAGATGAAACAAATCATGAATACGGGCGTGTTGCCGAAGCTCAAAGAAACCTTCCAACTCCCTGCCATTCAACACAAAATAGTTCGGACGATCGCCTACGCGGAGTCGGCCATCGCCCAGAAAATAGAAACGTGGGAAGATGCCCTGCCGCCCTACCTGAAACTGGCCTATTTGCCATCGGCGGGCGCAGTAAAACTCCGCCTAACGGGTACGGGAGCAGATGCGCAAGTTTTAGAAACGGAAATGCAGGCGCAAATAGACGCGCTTTTGCCGCTACTCGAACAGCACGCCTACGCCGCCGACGATGTGGAAATAGAAGAAGCCGTAGGGCGTTTGCTCAAACAAAAAGGCCTGACGCTGGCCGCCGCCGAAAGCTGCACAGGCGGACAGTTTGCCACCATGATTACGAATGTGGCGGGCAGTAGCAGTTATTTCAAAGGGAGTTTTGTGTGCTATGTCACAGAGCTGAAAAGCAGTGTTTTGGGAATAAAACCCGAAGTAATACAGGCGCACGGCGTAGTGAGCGAGCAGGTAGTAAAAGAAATGGCCGAAAATGCACGTCGCCTTGCCCAAACGGATATTGGTGTAGCCTGTACGGGGATTGCGGGACCTGCCACGCCCCACGACGAAGCCCCCGTCGGGACTATCTGGATTGCCTACGCCGACCAGCACCGCACCATTACCAAAAAATTGCAACTCACTGCCGAGCGCGGCCTTAACCGCCACCTGACGGCCATGTCTATGCTCAACCTGATACGTTTGTCGGTGTAA
- a CDS encoding AAA family ATPase, with amino-acid sequence MKILAIRLHNLASLEGTTTIDFTQEPLQSAGIFAITGQTGAGKSTILDALCLALFGKTPRHDKARETGVTLPDGTGQGDARNILRKGTSECFAEVDFVGVEGGQYRARWAARRAKTGTLQADTMLLTNLADGVHFPEKKKETQKRIEQLVGLSFEQFTRSVLLAQGDFTAFLKADKDEKSALLEKLTGTDIYSQVSIKIYKHHTQHSDQLDLLKARSQEIQLLDSEQKQVLEAQKTQLLAQIKELEQQKTQLESQQIWYKTAHELENGLTQATQKLELAQAQWQAMASETQLLALVESVQTAKPLLDNRLKANQQAERIGQALSQAQSKAATLAAQAQALQTQQQAAQAHYTQAQKEQQAAAEPLGEARALDALLTEHENTLSQAKAAQETLLTEQENNAKTIAAAEEKVKMMLQKIEEKNAWIVGNKNRENVADNDGLITSKLEQVGKLHQQQITQNNELLRLKKNLENVPNLSQLQAEIQKYESEIKEKQKEINALEKQVKNIDFQQLKAEEKAKNQTKELLIKAENIWQKRYSFQKNKQEIADKVAENAQAIAQAQKQLAATMPAYEQAQAAEAQAQKILEAARLAASPTTEQLRAHLTDGTPCLVCGSVHHPYAESSPVVLQIFDTLEVELKKCKTAVLNLQQQKADCEARLKTLVPEQESLQTRLATLEQEAVQLQTQWLPLAQALAVQEADLSENYWQTQTLVVSSDLEKIENQLQFFLEKQEKLTQAKEDLRQTEKQLQTTQLRAQNVESEIENLNLQINNATEKIAGFEEEIEGIQRALSKYFVSETWFDNFIQNPTNFIEQIKQFAKKWKDAKREVEDLEKQLEQQEFELTQYKLNTESIAKKYNEAVTHTFKCQKKLSDALEQRQNLFGGQPVAQVEADLRQRVSQAKTAWEQAQNRYDAAHLEQVQADQNTHNWQQQQAQIVAEIADLETQITGWCADYQSKNTTEMNAEKLAELLGHSEQWQQQTRQRQQQASEQLRDAQTVLTERQQQQEKHLQAKNTAYTEEELQVLHAEKVAEIGQVQTQRTETELLLRQNEEAEKRAGDLRQKIDNQMIVSEKWAKLNSLLGSADGKRFRQIAQEYTLDILLGYANVHLNELTSRYRLSRTKEALGLQVHDQDMGDEVRSVHSLSGGESFLVSLALALGLASLSSNRMKVESLFIDEGFGSLDPVTLAVAVDALERLHNQGRKVGIISHVQELTERFPTRIHVSKQRNGRSRVEVLSY; translated from the coding sequence ATGAAAATACTCGCCATTCGCCTCCACAATTTGGCCTCTTTGGAAGGCACAACCACCATAGATTTTACGCAAGAACCGCTACAATCAGCGGGCATTTTTGCCATTACGGGACAGACGGGCGCGGGCAAATCCACGATATTGGATGCGCTGTGCCTGGCACTGTTCGGCAAAACGCCGCGCCACGACAAAGCCCGCGAAACAGGCGTAACATTGCCTGACGGCACTGGGCAAGGCGACGCACGCAATATTTTGCGCAAAGGCACAAGCGAATGTTTTGCGGAAGTGGATTTTGTGGGCGTAGAAGGCGGCCAATACAGGGCGCGTTGGGCGGCTCGCCGTGCCAAAACGGGGACGTTGCAAGCCGATACCATGTTGCTTACCAACTTGGCCGATGGCGTGCATTTTCCCGAAAAAAAGAAAGAAACACAAAAGCGAATCGAACAACTGGTAGGCCTTAGTTTTGAGCAATTTACGCGCTCGGTACTGTTGGCGCAGGGCGATTTTACGGCTTTCCTGAAGGCGGACAAAGACGAGAAATCCGCGTTGCTCGAAAAGCTCACGGGTACGGATATTTATTCGCAGGTTTCTATCAAAATATATAAACATCATACGCAACATAGTGACCAATTAGACCTACTTAAAGCCCGCAGCCAAGAAATCCAGTTGCTGGATTCGGAGCAAAAACAGGTGTTGGAGGCGCAAAAAACGCAGCTTTTGGCGCAAATAAAAGAACTGGAACAGCAAAAAACACAGCTTGAAAGCCAACAAATTTGGTACAAAACCGCCCACGAACTCGAAAACGGTTTGACGCAAGCCACCCAAAAACTCGAATTGGCGCAGGCGCAATGGCAGGCGATGGCCTCCGAAACGCAACTTTTGGCGTTGGTGGAATCGGTACAAACGGCCAAGCCGCTTTTGGATAATCGCCTGAAAGCCAACCAACAAGCCGAACGAATCGGCCAAGCGTTAAGTCAAGCGCAAAGCAAAGCCGCGACGTTGGCCGCGCAAGCGCAAGCCCTCCAAACACAGCAGCAAGCCGCGCAAGCGCATTATACCCAAGCGCAAAAGGAACAGCAGGCTGCCGCCGAGCCACTTGGCGAAGCACGCGCTTTGGATGCGCTGCTCACCGAACACGAAAATACGCTTTCGCAAGCCAAAGCAGCCCAAGAAACATTGCTTACGGAGCAAGAAAATAACGCAAAAACCATTGCGGCAGCAGAAGAAAAAGTAAAAATGATGCTGCAAAAAATAGAAGAAAAAAATGCGTGGATTGTGGGGAATAAAAACCGCGAAAATGTAGCCGATAACGACGGACTTATTACGTCCAAATTGGAACAGGTGGGCAAACTACACCAGCAACAAATCACGCAAAATAATGAATTATTAAGGCTGAAAAAAAACTTAGAAAATGTACCTAATTTATCACAATTACAAGCAGAAATACAAAAATATGAATCCGAAATTAAGGAAAAACAAAAAGAAATAAATGCGTTAGAAAAACAGGTTAAAAATATTGATTTTCAGCAATTAAAAGCGGAAGAGAAAGCCAAAAATCAAACCAAAGAATTGTTGATTAAGGCGGAAAATATTTGGCAAAAACGTTATTCTTTCCAGAAAAATAAACAAGAAATAGCCGACAAAGTAGCCGAAAATGCGCAGGCAATTGCCCAAGCACAAAAGCAGTTGGCCGCCACGATGCCAGCCTACGAGCAAGCGCAAGCCGCCGAAGCGCAAGCCCAAAAGATTTTGGAAGCGGCACGCCTTGCCGCCAGCCCCACCACTGAGCAGTTACGCGCACACCTGACCGACGGCACGCCTTGCCTTGTGTGCGGAAGCGTGCATCATCCTTACGCGGAAAGTAGTCCCGTAGTTTTGCAAATATTTGATACATTGGAAGTTGAGTTGAAAAAATGCAAAACGGCTGTGCTGAATTTGCAACAACAAAAGGCCGATTGCGAAGCACGACTCAAAACCCTTGTCCCCGAACAAGAAAGCCTACAAACGCGTCTTGCGACATTGGAACAAGAAGCGGTACAACTTCAAACGCAGTGGCTGCCGCTGGCGCAAGCCTTGGCCGTGCAAGAAGCTGACCTTTCGGAAAACTACTGGCAAACCCAAACACTTGTCGTCAGTTCAGATTTGGAAAAAATAGAAAATCAGCTACAATTTTTCTTAGAAAAACAAGAAAAATTAACGCAAGCAAAAGAGGATTTGAGGCAAACCGAAAAGCAATTACAAACCACACAATTAAGAGCGCAAAACGTAGAGAGTGAAATCGAAAATTTGAATCTACAAATCAATAATGCAACCGAAAAAATTGCGGGTTTTGAGGAAGAAATAGAAGGCATACAAAGAGCTTTATCAAAATATTTTGTGTCGGAAACTTGGTTTGATAATTTTATTCAAAATCCTACAAATTTTATTGAGCAAATAAAACAATTTGCCAAAAAATGGAAAGATGCCAAGCGAGAAGTAGAAGACTTGGAAAAACAACTTGAACAGCAAGAATTTGAGCTAACGCAATACAAACTCAACACCGAAAGCATAGCCAAAAAATACAACGAGGCCGTAACGCATACGTTTAAGTGCCAGAAAAAACTATCTGATGCACTAGAACAACGCCAAAATTTGTTTGGTGGGCAGCCTGTGGCACAAGTGGAAGCCGATTTGCGGCAGCGCGTGAGCCAAGCCAAAACCGCTTGGGAGCAAGCCCAAAACCGCTACGATGCGGCGCATTTGGAGCAGGTGCAAGCCGACCAAAATACGCACAATTGGCAGCAGCAACAGGCGCAAATCGTGGCCGAAATTGCCGACCTCGAAACTCAAATTACGGGCTGGTGCGCTGATTATCAGTCCAAAAATACAACTGAAATGAATGCCGAAAAATTGGCCGAGTTGCTGGGACATTCCGAGCAATGGCAGCAGCAGACGCGCCAACGCCAGCAGCAGGCCAGTGAGCAGTTGCGCGATGCCCAAACCGTCCTGACCGAACGCCAGCAGCAACAGGAAAAGCATTTGCAAGCCAAAAACACCGCATACACAGAAGAAGAACTCCAAGTGTTACATGCGGAAAAAGTGGCAGAAATCGGGCAAGTACAGACCCAACGCACAGAAACCGAATTGCTTTTGCGCCAAAACGAAGAAGCCGAAAAACGCGCAGGTGATTTGAGGCAAAAAATTGATAACCAGATGATTGTATCCGAAAAATGGGCAAAACTTAACAGCTTGTTGGGGAGTGCAGACGGTAAACGCTTCCGACAAATTGCCCAAGAATATACACTGGATATTTTGCTGGGCTACGCCAATGTGCACCTGAATGAACTGACGAGCCGTTACAGACTTTCGCGCACGAAAGAGGCTTTGGGCTTGCAGGTACACGACCAAGACATGGGCGACGAGGTGCGTTCGGTGCATTCGTTGTCGGGTGGCGAGTCGTTTTTGGTGTCGTTGGCTTTGGCGTTGGGGCTGGCTTCGCTCTCGTCCAATCGCATGAAAGTGGAGTCGTTGTTTATAGACGAGGGTTTTGGTTCGCTCGACCCCGTTACGTTGGCTGTGGCGGTGGACGCGCTGGAACGTTTGCACAATCAGGGGCGAAAAGTGGGTATTATTTCGCACGTGCAGGAGCTTACCGAACGCTTCCCCACGCGCATACACGTCTCCAAGCAGCGCAACGGCAGAAGCCGCGTAGAGGTGCTTTCGTACTAA
- the holB gene encoding DNA polymerase III subunit delta', with translation MLFEQITGFEDLKQTLTQAISRGQVAHAQLFVGAEGTPVLPLALAYATYLNCQNRQPQDACGVCASCQKYAKLVHPDLHLVFPVAGTAKITKDVTSEKFLADFRRFVAEQPYGNMQDWASFFGAENKQLNIGVEESRNIVRVLSLKAYESPYKVLIIWLPELMNMQASNAILKILEEPPEKTLFLLASNSREKLMATILSRTQIVGVRPFDNDEIAVYLEQKAGASHTQAQQLAALSEGSMQRALRLLNEPTSDHFVAFRDWVRLCYGRRIQQVVEQTDEFQKLGREGQKSFFLYALHLVREALVWRLAGDALIRLPEAEAEFIRNFSPFVADDNVQEMVRLLSDACFHIERNAAAKIVYLDTSLKMMGCLEAVKQRKE, from the coding sequence ATGCTTTTTGAGCAAATAACAGGTTTTGAGGATTTGAAACAAACGCTTACGCAAGCCATTTCGCGTGGGCAAGTGGCGCATGCGCAGTTGTTTGTGGGAGCAGAAGGAACGCCCGTTTTGCCGTTGGCGTTGGCTTATGCCACGTACCTGAATTGCCAAAACCGCCAGCCGCAGGACGCTTGCGGCGTGTGTGCTTCGTGCCAGAAATACGCCAAACTCGTACACCCAGACTTGCATTTGGTGTTTCCAGTGGCGGGCACAGCCAAAATAACCAAAGACGTAACTTCCGAGAAATTCTTGGCCGATTTTCGCCGCTTCGTGGCCGAGCAGCCTTACGGCAATATGCAGGACTGGGCGAGCTTTTTTGGGGCAGAAAATAAGCAATTAAATATTGGGGTAGAAGAAAGTCGCAACATTGTACGCGTGCTCTCGCTGAAGGCTTACGAGTCGCCATATAAAGTCCTAATCATTTGGTTACCAGAACTAATGAATATGCAGGCTTCTAATGCCATTCTGAAGATTTTGGAAGAACCACCCGAAAAAACCTTGTTTTTGTTGGCCAGCAACAGCCGCGAAAAACTCATGGCCACGATTTTGTCGCGCACCCAAATTGTGGGCGTGCGGCCTTTCGACAACGACGAAATTGCCGTGTATTTGGAACAAAAAGCAGGTGCAAGCCATACGCAAGCCCAGCAGTTGGCCGCGCTGTCGGAAGGCAGTATGCAAAGGGCTTTGCGGCTGCTCAACGAACCGACTTCCGACCATTTTGTGGCGTTTCGGGACTGGGTAAGGCTGTGTTATGGTCGTCGTATTCAGCAGGTAGTCGAGCAAACCGACGAGTTTCAGAAGTTGGGGCGCGAAGGCCAAAAATCATTTTTCTTGTACGCGTTGCATTTGGTGCGCGAAGCGTTGGTTTGGCGTTTGGCAGGCGATGCGCTGATACGTTTGCCCGAAGCGGAAGCTGAATTTATCCGTAATTTTTCGCCTTTCGTGGCCGACGACAACGTACAAGAAATGGTGCGTTTGCTTTCCGATGCTTGTTTTCATATAGAGCGCAACGCCGCCGCCAAAATCGTGTACTTGGACACTTCTCTGAAAATGATGGGCTGTTTGGAGGCCGTCAAGCAGCGAAAAGAATAG
- a CDS encoding KAP family P-loop NTPase fold protein, with translation MAAAIIFHLFWEKQINNILVNNVLMLVQSSATNDFIFIGVILLATGVLVSRVVRRYVPSDRQSFVALVLLCFYVYYRLDGTVWKFQHFTFAENIKYADALAGVLWLQVLLWILSYNYQSFLGVKIILLFKNIKTFLNKSLHVIYVYYRFIRRKINKKIRRNHIPTLPNQFPNVAPILDDLPLEDGGDTLGYGTYAQQIAQKIHVTTASKRAIAIGVHGQWGSGKTSFMNLLRTELKKENYILLDFAAWNSQTPQAIVQDFFQTLQAEMSQYHDQTASLLTNYANQLVKLKDNPTTQIIQSVSAAFTGFESTQQLHERINDSIARIGRKIMIFIDDLDRLDKAEIVEVLRLIRNTANFQNTFFVVAYDRDYIVNALEKSDFHGAAQYLEKIFQLEINLPAYERDVLVNVFFEKLKHSFSYNEYYIENDLLILSKNINIRSKLKQYLNSLRDVTRVVNSISLNIANIYNDVNLKEFIFIEFLRMKDIVLYKSIFWNISEHLKEDNDSNGRPYYSIKLQENNRYDIVAYAIFKELFSKNETHIIFNYNPNSIIYPSKFHRYFGYRVLKGESIFEVNKMRDFSVDIYLQNIEDLLNKYGRIAHNTLCEYFEIIDNIQNIDDLEKIIRAVLLIARKNNDGFSKIWEYDNINNILYKYAKSNNIDKLKDLFLEIFSNTEYDGIVESGYIRHIFKYKYFLLIEKDIFSKEELLNIIVKHLQRYLESVAEHKRHDDTIVSLFYSCFYYNETNTKVIYEPAKKILQDYIINKNLDNFILDSIEKNRKHAGTIFYNYGNCGYDGVIHEEEFLSRIFAQKDKGWKYIEEFEKFYNAIKANNFEPIAFRFDTIPTNQILKNHATYLDTE, from the coding sequence GTGGCCGCCGCCATTATTTTTCACCTTTTTTGGGAAAAACAAATCAATAACATACTGGTAAACAATGTATTGATGTTAGTGCAGTCGTCTGCAACCAACGATTTTATTTTTATCGGGGTAATCTTGCTGGCTACTGGTGTGTTGGTATCGCGGGTTGTTCGCCGCTATGTTCCTTCCGACCGTCAGAGCTTTGTGGCTTTGGTGTTGCTGTGTTTTTATGTGTATTATCGCTTGGACGGAACAGTTTGGAAATTTCAACATTTTACTTTTGCCGAAAACATTAAATACGCTGATGCGCTGGCTGGCGTGTTGTGGTTACAAGTGCTTTTATGGATATTGTCGTATAATTATCAATCATTTTTGGGTGTAAAAATAATTTTACTGTTTAAAAATATAAAAACATTTTTAAACAAATCTTTACATGTAATTTATGTCTATTATAGATTTATACGCCGTAAAATAAATAAAAAAATTAGAAGAAATCATATTCCTACATTACCTAATCAGTTTCCGAATGTCGCGCCGATTTTAGATGATTTGCCGCTGGAAGATGGAGGCGATACGTTGGGCTATGGTACTTATGCTCAGCAAATTGCCCAGAAAATACACGTTACGACGGCCTCCAAACGCGCCATTGCCATCGGCGTACATGGGCAATGGGGTTCGGGCAAAACCTCGTTTATGAATTTGCTCAGAACCGAGCTTAAAAAAGAGAATTATATACTCTTGGATTTTGCGGCTTGGAACAGCCAAACACCGCAAGCCATTGTGCAGGATTTTTTCCAGACTTTGCAGGCCGAAATGAGCCAATACCACGACCAAACAGCCTCTTTGCTGACCAATTACGCCAACCAATTGGTAAAGCTCAAAGACAATCCCACCACCCAAATCATACAAAGTGTGTCGGCGGCTTTTACGGGCTTTGAGTCCACGCAACAGCTACACGAGCGCATCAACGATTCCATAGCGCGTATTGGCCGCAAAATCATGATTTTTATAGACGATTTGGACAGGCTCGACAAAGCCGAAATCGTGGAAGTATTGCGCCTGATTCGCAATACCGCCAACTTCCAAAATACCTTTTTTGTGGTGGCCTACGACCGCGATTATATCGTCAATGCTTTAGAAAAAAGTGATTTTCATGGTGCCGCTCAATACCTCGAAAAAATATTTCAATTAGAAATTAATTTGCCCGCGTATGAGAGAGATGTGTTGGTAAATGTTTTTTTTGAAAAATTAAAACATAGTTTTAGTTATAATGAATATTATATTGAGAATGATTTATTGATTTTATCTAAAAATATAAATATTAGAAGTAAGCTTAAGCAATATCTAAATTCACTTAGAGATGTTACAAGAGTTGTCAATAGTATATCATTAAATATAGCGAATATTTACAATGATGTTAATTTAAAAGAATTTATATTTATTGAATTTTTGCGTATGAAAGATATTGTTTTATATAAAAGTATTTTTTGGAATATATCAGAGCATTTAAAAGAAGATAATGATAGTAATGGCCGTCCATATTATTCAATTAAATTACAAGAAAATAATAGATATGATATTGTTGCGTATGCAATATTTAAAGAATTATTCAGTAAAAATGAAACGCACATAATATTTAACTATAATCCTAATTCTATTATATATCCAAGTAAATTTCATAGATACTTTGGGTATCGAGTATTAAAAGGAGAATCAATATTTGAAGTAAATAAAATGAGAGATTTTTCTGTTGATATTTATTTGCAGAATATAGAAGATTTATTAAATAAGTATGGACGTATAGCTCACAATACTCTTTGTGAATATTTTGAAATTATAGATAATATCCAAAACATTGATGATTTAGAAAAGATAATTCGTGCTGTTTTATTAATTGCACGAAAAAATAACGATGGTTTTAGTAAAATATGGGAGTATGATAATATAAATAATATACTCTACAAATACGCAAAAAGTAATAATATTGATAAATTAAAAGATTTATTTTTAGAAATATTTAGTAATACAGAATATGATGGTATTGTAGAATCTGGTTATATTCGGCATATTTTTAAATATAAATATTTTTTACTTATTGAAAAAGATATTTTTTCTAAAGAAGAATTGTTAAATATAATAGTCAAACATCTGCAAAGATACTTAGAAAGTGTAGCAGAGCATAAGCGTCATGATGATACAATTGTATCGTTGTTTTATTCTTGTTTTTATTATAATGAAACTAACACGAAAGTTATTTATGAGCCTGCCAAGAAAATCTTACAGGATTATATTATCAATAAAAATCTTGACAATTTTATCTTAGATTCTATTGAAAAAAATAGAAAACATGCTGGTACTATTTTTTATAATTATGGGAATTGTGGATATGATGGAGTAATACATGAAGAAGAATTCTTATCAAGGATTTTTGCTCAAAAAGATAAAGGGTGGAAATATATAGAAGAGTTTGAAAAATTTTATAATGCGATAAAAGCAAATAATTTTGAACCTATTGCATTTAGATTTGATACTATTCCTACTAATCAAATTCTCAAAAATCACGCGACTTATTTAGATACAGAATAA